From the genome of Biomphalaria glabrata chromosome 1, xgBioGlab47.1, whole genome shotgun sequence, one region includes:
- the LOC106072283 gene encoding serine/threonine-protein kinase tousled-like 2 isoform X3, which translates to MSCGSGGPPSWTAAGSHSSNHSQVRHSSREGVMENIHVDPRKQELLEARFLGGRFQPLVMPQPPQEHQQDSSNLSSGGSIDKEDGEGLMQTPDKGKQNDRKRKRKSGVENPSATKRAETNGKKINEYFKNQSPSRTGQPINAAGAKSPSPQAFGNIIPHSPNNSSNSIADIMNTSCRPLVQNICSNASAKSVQTDFSMAHLQAMESQSMSDLEQKDTRIDELIRQNDELKRQCTAQNKLLEKHKENLQKCLEVNKSLLIEKSTLEKKTTRQKCMENRLRLGQFVTQRQGAQFVENWVDGWAFQDLMKQQERITADKDDIDKQRRLLMKRKPPTAIGKNAKHDNFLKPGEKYLTLAEFYEQDEILKLRAAALKKEDADLQLEMEKLERERNLHIRELKRIHNEDNSRFKDHPTLNDRYLLLCLLGKGGFSEVHKGFDLKEQRYVACKIHQLNREWKEDKKANYIKHALREYNIHKTLDHPRIVKLFDVFEIDNNSFCTVLEYQKGNDLDFYLKQNKSIPEKEARSIISQTVSALRYLNEIKPPVIHYDLKPGNILLGSGSVSGEIKITDFGLSKVMDETNFHPEVGMDLTSQGAGTYWYLPPECFVVGKTPPKISSKVDVWSVGVIFYQCLYGKKPFGHNLSQAAILEENTILKATEVEFASKPPVTQEAKNFIRRCLQYKKEHRPDVLQLAADDYLKPAQLKSKNMTDGSSYSSQSSLPANTISGGSNVVMLTNNQTSTTTNSHGASQNPSFSFADKFS; encoded by the exons TTATGGAAAACATCCATGTAGATCCCCGCAAACAAGAATTATTAGAAGCCAGATTCTTAGGAGGCAGG tttcagcCTCTGGTAATGCCACAGCCTCCACAAGAACATCAACAAGACAGCAGTAATTTAAGCAGTGGTGGTTCCATTGATAAAGAAGATGGAGAG GGATTGATGCAAACTCCTGATAAAGGTAAACAAAATGACAGAAAAAGAAAACGGAAATCAGGTGTTGAGAACCCTTCAG CTACTAAAAGAGCTGAAACAAATGGAAAAAAgataaatgaatattttaag AATCAGTCACCAAGTCGTACTGGGCAACCTATTAATGCTGCAGGAGCTAAGTCACCATCTCCTCAAGCATTTGGC aatatTATTCCGCATTCACCCAACAACTCTTCCAATTCAATAGCTGACATTATGAACACATCATGTCGACCTCttgtacaaaatatttgttccaATGCTTCTGCAAAAAGTGTACAA actGACTTTTCTATGGCTCACCTTCAAGCAATGGAGAGTCAGTCAATGTCAGACTTGGAACAGAAGGATACTAGAATAGATGAGTTGATACGA CAAAATGATGAATTAAAGCGTCAGTGTACAGCACAAAATAAATTGCTAGAAAAGCATAAAGAAAATTTGCAGAAATGCTTAGAAGTGAACAAATCTTTGCTAATTGAAAAG AGTACGTTGGAAAAGAAAACCACACGTCAAAAATGTATGGAAAACAGACTACGGCTTGGGCAATTTGTTACACAGCGACAAGGAGCTCAGTTTGTAGAAAATTGGGTTGATGGTTGGGCATTTCAAGATCTTATGAA acAACAAGAAAGAATAACAGCAGATAAAGATGATATAGATAAACAAAGAAGATTGTTGATGAAAAGAAAGCCACCTACAGCTATTGGCAAAAATGCAAAGCATGACAATTTTCTCAAGCCTGGAGAAAAGTA tttgacgTTGGCTGAGTTTTATGAGcaagatgaaattttaaaacttcGGGCAgctgctttaaaaaaagaagatgctgATCTTCAATTAGAAAtggaaaagttggagagggaaagAAACTTACATATACGAGAACTAAAAAGAATTCATAACGAGGACAACTCTAG atttaaaGATCATCCAACACTAAATGATCGCTACCTTTTGTTGTGCTTGTTAGGTAAAGGGGGATTTAGTGAAGTCCATAAG ggTTTTGACTTAAAAGAGCAGCGATACGTAGCATGTAAAATTCATCAATTGAATCGAGAATGGAAAGAAGATAAAAAAGCAAACTATATCAA ACACGCTTTAAGAGAATACAACATTCACAAAACATTGGACCACCCTCGAATTGTCAAACTTTTTGATGTGTTCGAAATAGATAACAATTC attttgtacagttttAGAATATCAGAAAGGAAATGATCTTGACTTTTActtgaaacaaaacaagagcATTCCAGAAAAGGAAGCGCGGTCGATCATTAGTCAGACGGTCAGCGCCCTTCGTTATCTCAATGAGATTAAACCACCTGTGATACATTATGATCTTAAGCCTG gtaATATTTTGTTAGGCAGTGGATCTGTAAGTGGAGAAATAAAGATTACAGATTTTGGCCTCAGTAAAGTTATGGATGAAACAAATTTTCATCCTGAGGTTGGCATGGACCTCACATCGCAGGGAGCTGGAACTTAttg gTACTTACCACCTGAATGTTTTGTGGTTGGTAAGACTCCACCAAAGATTTCTTCCAAAGTTGATGTTTGGTCAGTGGGTGTCATTTTTTATCAATGTTTATATGGTAAAAAG cCATTTGGGCACAATCTGTCTCAAGCGGCAATATTAGAAGAAAATACAATATTAAAGGCTACAGAAGTTGAATTTGCTTCTAAGCCGCCAGTTACTCAGGAGGCCAAg AATTTCATCAGGAGGTGTTTACAGTATAAAAAAGAACATAGACCAGATGTATTGCAATTAGCTGCTGATGATTACCTTAAACCTGCACAGCTTAAATCTAA aaataTGACTGATGGAAGTAGTTACTCCAGCCAGAGTTCTCTTCCTGCTAATACTATAAGTGGTGGTTCTAACGTTGTGATGTTGACAAATAACCAGACCTCCACAACCACCAACTCCCACGGCGCCTCACAGAATCCTTCTTTTAGTTTTGCGGACAAGTTCTCCTAG
- the LOC106072283 gene encoding serine/threonine-protein kinase tousled-like 2 isoform X2 encodes MSCGSGGPPSWTAAGSHSSNHSQVRHSSREGVMENIHVDPRKQELLEARFLGGRFQPLVMPQPPQEHQQDSSNLSSGGSIDKEDGEGLMQTPDKGKQNDRKRKRKSGVENPSATKRAETNGKKINEYFKQNQSPSRTGQPINAAGAKSPSPQAFGNIIPHSPNNSSNSIADIMNTSCRPLVQNICSNASAKSVQTDFSMAHLQAMESQSMSDLEQKDTRIDELIRQNDELKRQCTAQNKLLEKHKENLQKCLEVNKSLLIEKSTLEKKTTRQKCMENRLRLGQFVTQRQGAQFVENWVDGWAFQDLMKQQERITADKDDIDKQRRLLMKRKPPTAIGKNAKHDNFLKPGENLTLAEFYEQDEILKLRAAALKKEDADLQLEMEKLERERNLHIRELKRIHNEDNSRFKDHPTLNDRYLLLCLLGKGGFSEVHKGFDLKEQRYVACKIHQLNREWKEDKKANYIKHALREYNIHKTLDHPRIVKLFDVFEIDNNSFCTVLEYQKGNDLDFYLKQNKSIPEKEARSIISQTVSALRYLNEIKPPVIHYDLKPGNILLGSGSVSGEIKITDFGLSKVMDETNFHPEVGMDLTSQGAGTYWYLPPECFVVGKTPPKISSKVDVWSVGVIFYQCLYGKKPFGHNLSQAAILEENTILKATEVEFASKPPVTQEAKNFIRRCLQYKKEHRPDVLQLAADDYLKPAQLKSKNMTDGSSYSSQSSLPANTISGGSNVVMLTNNQTSTTTNSHGASQNPSFSFADKFS; translated from the exons TTATGGAAAACATCCATGTAGATCCCCGCAAACAAGAATTATTAGAAGCCAGATTCTTAGGAGGCAGG tttcagcCTCTGGTAATGCCACAGCCTCCACAAGAACATCAACAAGACAGCAGTAATTTAAGCAGTGGTGGTTCCATTGATAAAGAAGATGGAGAG GGATTGATGCAAACTCCTGATAAAGGTAAACAAAATGACAGAAAAAGAAAACGGAAATCAGGTGTTGAGAACCCTTCAG CTACTAAAAGAGCTGAAACAAATGGAAAAAAgataaatgaatattttaag CAGAATCAGTCACCAAGTCGTACTGGGCAACCTATTAATGCTGCAGGAGCTAAGTCACCATCTCCTCAAGCATTTGGC aatatTATTCCGCATTCACCCAACAACTCTTCCAATTCAATAGCTGACATTATGAACACATCATGTCGACCTCttgtacaaaatatttgttccaATGCTTCTGCAAAAAGTGTACAA actGACTTTTCTATGGCTCACCTTCAAGCAATGGAGAGTCAGTCAATGTCAGACTTGGAACAGAAGGATACTAGAATAGATGAGTTGATACGA CAAAATGATGAATTAAAGCGTCAGTGTACAGCACAAAATAAATTGCTAGAAAAGCATAAAGAAAATTTGCAGAAATGCTTAGAAGTGAACAAATCTTTGCTAATTGAAAAG AGTACGTTGGAAAAGAAAACCACACGTCAAAAATGTATGGAAAACAGACTACGGCTTGGGCAATTTGTTACACAGCGACAAGGAGCTCAGTTTGTAGAAAATTGGGTTGATGGTTGGGCATTTCAAGATCTTATGAA acAACAAGAAAGAATAACAGCAGATAAAGATGATATAGATAAACAAAGAAGATTGTTGATGAAAAGAAAGCCACCTACAGCTATTGGCAAAAATGCAAAGCATGACAATTTTCTCAAGCCTGGAGAAAA tttgacgTTGGCTGAGTTTTATGAGcaagatgaaattttaaaacttcGGGCAgctgctttaaaaaaagaagatgctgATCTTCAATTAGAAAtggaaaagttggagagggaaagAAACTTACATATACGAGAACTAAAAAGAATTCATAACGAGGACAACTCTAG atttaaaGATCATCCAACACTAAATGATCGCTACCTTTTGTTGTGCTTGTTAGGTAAAGGGGGATTTAGTGAAGTCCATAAG ggTTTTGACTTAAAAGAGCAGCGATACGTAGCATGTAAAATTCATCAATTGAATCGAGAATGGAAAGAAGATAAAAAAGCAAACTATATCAA ACACGCTTTAAGAGAATACAACATTCACAAAACATTGGACCACCCTCGAATTGTCAAACTTTTTGATGTGTTCGAAATAGATAACAATTC attttgtacagttttAGAATATCAGAAAGGAAATGATCTTGACTTTTActtgaaacaaaacaagagcATTCCAGAAAAGGAAGCGCGGTCGATCATTAGTCAGACGGTCAGCGCCCTTCGTTATCTCAATGAGATTAAACCACCTGTGATACATTATGATCTTAAGCCTG gtaATATTTTGTTAGGCAGTGGATCTGTAAGTGGAGAAATAAAGATTACAGATTTTGGCCTCAGTAAAGTTATGGATGAAACAAATTTTCATCCTGAGGTTGGCATGGACCTCACATCGCAGGGAGCTGGAACTTAttg gTACTTACCACCTGAATGTTTTGTGGTTGGTAAGACTCCACCAAAGATTTCTTCCAAAGTTGATGTTTGGTCAGTGGGTGTCATTTTTTATCAATGTTTATATGGTAAAAAG cCATTTGGGCACAATCTGTCTCAAGCGGCAATATTAGAAGAAAATACAATATTAAAGGCTACAGAAGTTGAATTTGCTTCTAAGCCGCCAGTTACTCAGGAGGCCAAg AATTTCATCAGGAGGTGTTTACAGTATAAAAAAGAACATAGACCAGATGTATTGCAATTAGCTGCTGATGATTACCTTAAACCTGCACAGCTTAAATCTAA aaataTGACTGATGGAAGTAGTTACTCCAGCCAGAGTTCTCTTCCTGCTAATACTATAAGTGGTGGTTCTAACGTTGTGATGTTGACAAATAACCAGACCTCCACAACCACCAACTCCCACGGCGCCTCACAGAATCCTTCTTTTAGTTTTGCGGACAAGTTCTCCTAG
- the LOC106072283 gene encoding serine/threonine-protein kinase tousled-like 2 isoform X1 encodes MSCGSGGPPSWTAAGSHSSNHSQVRHSSREGVMENIHVDPRKQELLEARFLGGRFQPLVMPQPPQEHQQDSSNLSSGGSIDKEDGEGLMQTPDKGKQNDRKRKRKSGVENPSATKRAETNGKKINEYFKQNQSPSRTGQPINAAGAKSPSPQAFGNIIPHSPNNSSNSIADIMNTSCRPLVQNICSNASAKSVQTDFSMAHLQAMESQSMSDLEQKDTRIDELIRQNDELKRQCTAQNKLLEKHKENLQKCLEVNKSLLIEKSTLEKKTTRQKCMENRLRLGQFVTQRQGAQFVENWVDGWAFQDLMKQQERITADKDDIDKQRRLLMKRKPPTAIGKNAKHDNFLKPGEKYLTLAEFYEQDEILKLRAAALKKEDADLQLEMEKLERERNLHIRELKRIHNEDNSRFKDHPTLNDRYLLLCLLGKGGFSEVHKGFDLKEQRYVACKIHQLNREWKEDKKANYIKHALREYNIHKTLDHPRIVKLFDVFEIDNNSFCTVLEYQKGNDLDFYLKQNKSIPEKEARSIISQTVSALRYLNEIKPPVIHYDLKPGNILLGSGSVSGEIKITDFGLSKVMDETNFHPEVGMDLTSQGAGTYWYLPPECFVVGKTPPKISSKVDVWSVGVIFYQCLYGKKPFGHNLSQAAILEENTILKATEVEFASKPPVTQEAKNFIRRCLQYKKEHRPDVLQLAADDYLKPAQLKSKNMTDGSSYSSQSSLPANTISGGSNVVMLTNNQTSTTTNSHGASQNPSFSFADKFS; translated from the exons TTATGGAAAACATCCATGTAGATCCCCGCAAACAAGAATTATTAGAAGCCAGATTCTTAGGAGGCAGG tttcagcCTCTGGTAATGCCACAGCCTCCACAAGAACATCAACAAGACAGCAGTAATTTAAGCAGTGGTGGTTCCATTGATAAAGAAGATGGAGAG GGATTGATGCAAACTCCTGATAAAGGTAAACAAAATGACAGAAAAAGAAAACGGAAATCAGGTGTTGAGAACCCTTCAG CTACTAAAAGAGCTGAAACAAATGGAAAAAAgataaatgaatattttaag CAGAATCAGTCACCAAGTCGTACTGGGCAACCTATTAATGCTGCAGGAGCTAAGTCACCATCTCCTCAAGCATTTGGC aatatTATTCCGCATTCACCCAACAACTCTTCCAATTCAATAGCTGACATTATGAACACATCATGTCGACCTCttgtacaaaatatttgttccaATGCTTCTGCAAAAAGTGTACAA actGACTTTTCTATGGCTCACCTTCAAGCAATGGAGAGTCAGTCAATGTCAGACTTGGAACAGAAGGATACTAGAATAGATGAGTTGATACGA CAAAATGATGAATTAAAGCGTCAGTGTACAGCACAAAATAAATTGCTAGAAAAGCATAAAGAAAATTTGCAGAAATGCTTAGAAGTGAACAAATCTTTGCTAATTGAAAAG AGTACGTTGGAAAAGAAAACCACACGTCAAAAATGTATGGAAAACAGACTACGGCTTGGGCAATTTGTTACACAGCGACAAGGAGCTCAGTTTGTAGAAAATTGGGTTGATGGTTGGGCATTTCAAGATCTTATGAA acAACAAGAAAGAATAACAGCAGATAAAGATGATATAGATAAACAAAGAAGATTGTTGATGAAAAGAAAGCCACCTACAGCTATTGGCAAAAATGCAAAGCATGACAATTTTCTCAAGCCTGGAGAAAAGTA tttgacgTTGGCTGAGTTTTATGAGcaagatgaaattttaaaacttcGGGCAgctgctttaaaaaaagaagatgctgATCTTCAATTAGAAAtggaaaagttggagagggaaagAAACTTACATATACGAGAACTAAAAAGAATTCATAACGAGGACAACTCTAG atttaaaGATCATCCAACACTAAATGATCGCTACCTTTTGTTGTGCTTGTTAGGTAAAGGGGGATTTAGTGAAGTCCATAAG ggTTTTGACTTAAAAGAGCAGCGATACGTAGCATGTAAAATTCATCAATTGAATCGAGAATGGAAAGAAGATAAAAAAGCAAACTATATCAA ACACGCTTTAAGAGAATACAACATTCACAAAACATTGGACCACCCTCGAATTGTCAAACTTTTTGATGTGTTCGAAATAGATAACAATTC attttgtacagttttAGAATATCAGAAAGGAAATGATCTTGACTTTTActtgaaacaaaacaagagcATTCCAGAAAAGGAAGCGCGGTCGATCATTAGTCAGACGGTCAGCGCCCTTCGTTATCTCAATGAGATTAAACCACCTGTGATACATTATGATCTTAAGCCTG gtaATATTTTGTTAGGCAGTGGATCTGTAAGTGGAGAAATAAAGATTACAGATTTTGGCCTCAGTAAAGTTATGGATGAAACAAATTTTCATCCTGAGGTTGGCATGGACCTCACATCGCAGGGAGCTGGAACTTAttg gTACTTACCACCTGAATGTTTTGTGGTTGGTAAGACTCCACCAAAGATTTCTTCCAAAGTTGATGTTTGGTCAGTGGGTGTCATTTTTTATCAATGTTTATATGGTAAAAAG cCATTTGGGCACAATCTGTCTCAAGCGGCAATATTAGAAGAAAATACAATATTAAAGGCTACAGAAGTTGAATTTGCTTCTAAGCCGCCAGTTACTCAGGAGGCCAAg AATTTCATCAGGAGGTGTTTACAGTATAAAAAAGAACATAGACCAGATGTATTGCAATTAGCTGCTGATGATTACCTTAAACCTGCACAGCTTAAATCTAA aaataTGACTGATGGAAGTAGTTACTCCAGCCAGAGTTCTCTTCCTGCTAATACTATAAGTGGTGGTTCTAACGTTGTGATGTTGACAAATAACCAGACCTCCACAACCACCAACTCCCACGGCGCCTCACAGAATCCTTCTTTTAGTTTTGCGGACAAGTTCTCCTAG
- the LOC106072281 gene encoding tubulin alpha chain, testis-specific-like, producing the protein MRECISIHVGQAGVQIGNACWELYCLEHGIHPDGVMPSDKTVGGNDDSFNTFFSETGGGKHVPRAVFVDLEPTVVDEVRQGTYRRLFHPEQLITGKEDAANNYARGHYTIGKEIVDLVLDRIRKLSDQCTGLQGFLIFHSFGGGTGSGFTSLLMERLSVDYGKKSKLEFSIYPAPQVSTAVVEPYNSILTTHTTLEHSDCAFMVDNEAIYDICRRNLDIERPSYTNLNRLIGQVVSSITASLRFDGALNVDLTEFQTNLVPYPRIHFPLVTYAPVISAEKAYHEQLSVAEITNACFEPCNQMVKCDPRHGKYMACCLLFRGDVVPKDVNAAIATIKTKRTIQFVDWCPTGFKVGINYQPPTVVPGGDLAKVQRAVCMLSNTTAIAEAWARLDHKFDLMYAKRAFVHWYVGEGMEEGEFSEAREDLAALEKDYEEVGVDSAEAETAGGEEEY; encoded by the exons agGGAGTGCATTTCTATTCACGTGGGACAAGCTGGAGTACAAATTGGCAATGCCTGCTGGGAACTGTACTGTCTGGAACACGGCATTCATCCCGATGGTGTGATGCCATCCGATAAAACCGTAGGAGGCAACGATGATTCTTTTAATACTTTCTTCAGCGAAACAGGAGGAGGCAAGCACGTTCCGAGAGCTGTGTTTGTTGACTTGGAACCAACTGTAGTAG ATGAGGTCCGACAAGGAACCTACAGGCGTTTATTTCATCCCGAGCAGCTGATCACAGGGAAGGAGGATGCGGCTAACAATTATGCCAGAGGTCACTACACTATTGGCAAGGAAATTGTTGACCTTGTTTTGGATAGGATCAG AAAACTGTCCGATCAATGTACTGGACTACAAGGTTTCTTGATTTTCCACTCATTTGGAGGAGGCACTGGATCTGGGTTCACATCCCTCCTGATGGAAAGACTCTCGGTAGATTAtggaaagaaatctaaattggaATTTTCCATCTACCCTGCACCACAG GTGTCTACTGCTGTTGTTGAGCCGTACAACTCCATTCTAACCACACACACAACACTGGAACATTCGGACTGCGCCTTCATGGTGGACAATGAGGCTATCTACGACATATGTCGTCGTAACCTCGATATTGAGCGACCCAGTTACACGAACCTGAATCGTCTGATTGGACAAGTTGTATCATCTATCACAGCCTCTCTGAg ATTTGACGGAGCACTGAATGTAGATCTCACAGAATTTCAGACCAACTTGGTGCCATACCCTCGTATTCACTTTCCTTTAGTCACGTATGCTCCTGTTATTTCTGCCGAGAAA GCTTACCATGAACAGCTGTCCGTAGCTGAAATCACCAACGCTTGCTTCGAGCCATGCAACCAGATGGTGAAATGTGATCCTCGCCACGGCAAGTACATGGCCTGCTGCCTCCTGTTCAGGGGTGATGTGGTCCCAAAAGATGTCAATGCAGCCATCGCCACCATCAAAACAAAACGTACCATCCAGTTTGTAGACTGGTGCCCAACAGGATTCAAG GTTGGCATCAACTACCAACCTCCTACAGTAGTTCCTGGTGGAGATCTGGCCAAAGTACAAAGAGCTGTGTGCATGTTGAGCAACACTACAGCCATTGCTGAGGCCTGGGCTAGGCTGGACCACAAGTTTGACCTCATGTATGCTAAACGTGCATTTGTCCACTG GTATGTTGGTGAAGGAATGGAAGAGGGAGAGTTCTCAGAAGCACGAGAGGATCTAGCAGCATTAGAGAAAGATTATGAGGAAGTGGGAGTTGATTCAGCAGAAGCTGAGACTGCCGGAGGAGAAGAGGAATACTGA